Below is a window of Chloroflexota bacterium DNA.
TCGGAGTTGCTTCATGAATTACCTCGCGGTTGATAGTCAAAGAGAAATAGAGCTACCGCAACTCCTGTAATAAAAGCCATGATAAATGCAGAGGCTGGTATCCCTAAAGCGCCGATAACAATATTCTTCACATTGTAATAAACAAATTCGGGCAACTGATTCTTTAACACGACCGCTCGTTCGGCAATAACAGCAGAAAACGAAAGCACGTATTCAAACATCGTCAAGTTTAATAGTAGGCTAATAACACTAGCCGCTATCCAAGAAAGAATCCATCGAAGTTTTCTGCTGATTGATAAAGCTTGTAGGCTGGCGAAGAAGCCTGCAAACAAGGCACTCACCCACAGTGCAGGAGTCGTTGCCCGGAAGGTTGCGCTTATCGAACCGGAGATGACACCCAACGCCGTAGTCGCCACTATCCAACTATATGCATTGCTGACCCGCGATTTTATGATAACAAATTGCGGCTCTCCCGTTTTTACCGGGACATAGGGTCGAAGGCGACTAAAACGTGCAAGCGAAAGGAGCCGAAATTGCGGTAACCAAAGCCGCGGCGATTGAGCATTTTGATTTTCAAATTGACGCCTTCGGCAAAACCATTGTTGTAGCGCCCCTCAAAGTAGTTCAAGATTTGCTCCCACCAATTGCGAAGGGTGTTGACAAACGACTGCAAAGCTTTGAAGGGGGTCGCTTCTACTTTGGCAATCCAACTTAGTAGACGCTCTTCAGCGGCTTGGTGAGTTAGGCTTTCATTGAACAAATCGCGAAAGGATTCTTTGAGTTCGTAGCAACTTTTCAATTCAGACGACGCGGCCAACATGCCAGACAATTTTTGCCGTTGTGCTTCGGTTAGGTTCTCTTGGTTCTTGACCAACAACCACCGGCAACCTTTGAGAAGCTCTTTCGTTTCTTCAGCCGCACCTTTTTGAATAACCCGTCTGGCTTTGGTCAACGCTTCGTTCAGGTTCTTCATGACATGAAAACGATCCACCACCCGCCGCGCATTCGGCAGTTTCTGCGCTGCCGCTTCTTGATAGGCATCCCACATGTCCGAGCAAGCGACTTTGACCGCGGCACACCATTCCGACCCGCGTTTTTCCAGCCAATTCAGCAGGGTTTCCTGGCTGCGATCTGCCAAAATGTCCAGAACCAGCCCCAACTCCGGGGCCGAGATGACCAAAACAAATTGGCCATGCCCTTTGTGCAAAGAAATCTCGTCAAAGCAGATCGCGCTTACCGTCGGGTAGCCGCGACCCTCGATCTTTTTTTTGCCCAGTATTCAAAGATGGTCTGGGTGGCTTCTTCACTCAGACCTTCTTCGTGGGCGACTTGACTGACGGTCTCGCGGCGGACGCGTTGGTAGACCTGCCGCTCATAACGCTCGGTATAACTGAAGCCCGTCCTTTTCCAATCCACCCGTTCGACAAAGGTCTTTTGGCAAGGCTCACATTGG
It encodes the following:
- a CDS encoding ISL3 family transposase, giving the protein MHKGHGQFVLVISAPELGLVLDILADRSQETLLNWLEKRGSEWCAAVKVACSDMWDAYQEAAAQKLPNARRVVDRFHVMKNLNEALTKARRVIQKGAAEETKELLKGCRWLLVKNQENLTEAQRQKLSGMLAASSELKSCYELKESFRDLFNESLTHQAAEERLLSWIAKVEATPFKALQSFVNTLRNWWEQILNYFEGRYNNGFAEGVNLKIKMLNRRGFGYRNFGSFRLHVLVAFDPMSR